The following proteins are encoded in a genomic region of Magnolia sinica isolate HGM2019 chromosome 1, MsV1, whole genome shotgun sequence:
- the LOC131239805 gene encoding ankyrin repeat-containing protein BDA1-like, with product MEFSRLYQAAERGDVNSLHELHVQDPAILDRVMAAYVPETPLHTAALLGHISFAQELLSRKPELVRVRNWQGFSPLHLASAKGDVDMVKQLLPLVDISHDQDHEGRTPLHAAAMKGQVEVLSELVGKNPNSVWDLTVRQETVLHLCVKHDQFDALQMLVGLVGVDADHFTNFGDGDGNTILHLSTAKKHLVMMRFLNNKTNVDVNATNHNGLTALDVLALCPREPGDMEIADILRGNGGKRAREVSTPQEIIVLPHNQIPEGSTRSSPPSLPQQHKPQIPDTPSVKSVGKIQTVILLAATLIATVSFEAALTPPGGLWQEDLIVYSNDSLYRKNHTAGTSIPADKEPRKFNTFQSCNIVAFVLSLMLILLSILPEKFRSHRKMICIMVNVFFIAVLSMACAFYCCIKVYMPNGFKLDFEDMLSWLLFLGFYIVLLIVNLLYPVWFLVLPVMQWIKRQLKLFEWTTTSQS from the exons ATGGAGTTCAGCAGGCTCTACCAAGCAGCAGAGAGAGGAGACGTAAATTCATTGCATGAATTGCATGTACAAGATCCAGCAATTCTGGATAGAGTCATGGCCGCTTATGTTCCTGAGACTCCTTTGCACACAGCAGCATTGCTTGGTCACATTTCTTTCGCTCAGGAGCTTCTCAGTCGAAAGCCGGAACTCGTTCGTGTGAGGAACTGGCAAGGATTTTCACCTTTGCACTTAGCGTCAGCTAAAGGGGACGTTGATATGGTAAAACAGCTCTTACCGTTGGTCGATATTTCACATGATCAGGATCATGAAGGGAGGACTCCTCTCCATGCAGCTGCAATGAAAGGGCAAGTGGAGGTGTTGAGCGAGTTAGTTGGAAAGAACCCTAACTCAGTTTGGGACTTGACAGTTCGACAAGAGACGGTGCTGCACCTATGTGTGAAACATGATCAGTTCGACGCCCTGCAGATGTTAGTGGGATTGGTTGGTGTTGATGCTGATCACTTCACAAATTTTGGAGATGGAGACGGCAACACCATTCTCCACTTATCTACAGCTAAGAAGCATCTAGTG ATGATGCGATTCTTGAACAATAAGACGAATGTGGACGTAAACGCCACGAACCATAACGGTCTCACAGCCTTGGATGTCTTAGCACTTTGTCCACGTGAGCCAGGAGACATGGAGATCGCAGATATACTCCGAGGAAATGGAGGTAAAAGAGCCCGGGAAgtgtccacaccacaggaaataatcgTCCTTCCACACAATCAGATTCCAGAAGGTAGTACAAGATCATCACCACCATCTTTACCACAGCAACACAAACCACAAATCCCTGATACTCCAAGTGTGAAGTCAGTAGGCAAGATTCAGACTGTGATTTTATTGGCGGCCACACTAATTGCGACGGTTTCCTTTGAAGCTGCACTCACCCCTCCCGGCGGTCTTTGGCAGGAAGACTTGATTGTATACTCCAACGACAGCTTATATCGGAAAAATCACACGGCGGGGACTTCCATTCCCGCTGATAAGGAACCTAGGAAGTTCAATACATTCCAGTCTTGCAACATTGTTGCCTTTGTCCTCTCCCTGATGCTGATCCTATTAAGCATATTGCCGGAAAAATTCAGAAGTCACAGGAAGATGATTTGCATCATGGTCAATGTCTTTTTCATTGCTGTCCTGTCaatggcatgtgcattttattgTTGCATCAAGGTTTACATGCCTAACGGATTTAAGCTTGATTTTGAGGATATGCTGTCTTGGTTACTCTTTCTTGGATTTTATATCGTGTTGCTTATTGTTAATCTTCTTTATCCTGTATGGTTTTTGGTACTGCCGGTCATGCAATGGATCAAGCGTCAGCTGAAACTTTTTGAGTGGACGACAACCAGCCAGAGCTAG